A single Pantoea rwandensis DNA region contains:
- the ompA gene encoding porin OmpA, with the protein MKKTAIAIAVALAGFATVAQAAPKDNTWYTGAKLGWSQYHDTGYYGNGYANNDGPTHESQLGAGAFLGYQANPYLGFELGYDWLGRMPNKGDQVNGAFKAQGVQLAAKLSYPITDDLDVYTRLGGMVWRADSKQANLNTGDRISNHDTGVSPLAAVGVEYALTKNWATRLDYQWVNNIGDAGTVGARPDNSMLSVGVSYRFGQDEAAAPVVAPAPAPAPVVETKRFTLKSDVLFNFNKATLKPEGQQALDQLYSQLSSMDPKDGSVVVLGFTDRIGSEQYNQKLSEKRAQSVVDYLVSKGIPSNKISARGMGKSNPVTGNTCDSVKGRNALIDCLAPDRRVEIDVKGIKDVVTQPQA; encoded by the coding sequence ATGAAAAAGACAGCTATCGCAATTGCAGTGGCACTGGCTGGCTTCGCTACCGTAGCGCAGGCCGCTCCTAAAGATAACACCTGGTACACCGGTGCTAAACTGGGCTGGTCTCAGTATCACGATACTGGTTACTACGGTAACGGTTACGCGAACAATGACGGTCCAACTCACGAATCTCAGCTTGGCGCTGGTGCATTCCTGGGCTACCAGGCTAACCCATACCTGGGCTTCGAGCTGGGCTACGACTGGTTAGGCCGTATGCCTAACAAAGGCGACCAAGTTAACGGCGCATTCAAAGCACAAGGCGTTCAGCTGGCAGCTAAACTGAGCTACCCAATCACTGACGATCTGGACGTGTATACCCGTCTGGGCGGCATGGTATGGCGTGCAGACTCTAAGCAGGCCAATCTGAACACTGGCGACCGTATCAGCAACCACGACACCGGCGTTTCTCCGCTGGCTGCTGTTGGTGTTGAATACGCACTGACCAAAAACTGGGCGACTCGCCTGGACTATCAGTGGGTTAACAACATCGGTGACGCAGGTACCGTTGGTGCGCGTCCAGACAACAGCATGCTGAGCGTCGGCGTTTCTTACCGTTTCGGTCAGGATGAAGCAGCAGCACCAGTTGTTGCTCCAGCACCTGCTCCAGCGCCAGTTGTTGAAACCAAGCGTTTCACTCTGAAGTCTGACGTACTGTTCAACTTCAACAAAGCGACTCTGAAACCAGAAGGCCAGCAGGCTCTGGATCAGCTGTACAGCCAGCTGAGCTCAATGGATCCTAAAGACGGTTCTGTTGTAGTACTAGGCTTCACTGACCGTATCGGTTCAGAGCAGTACAACCAGAAACTGTCTGAGAAACGCGCTCAGTCTGTAGTTGATTACCTGGTTTCTAAAGGTATCCCTTCTAACAAGATCTCTGCACGCGGTATGGGCAAATCTAACCCAGTGACTGGCAACACCTGTGACAGCGTGAAAGGCCGTAATGCCCTGATCGACTGCCTGGCGCCAGACCGTCGCGTTGAAATCGACGTGAAAGGTATCAAAGACGTTGTAACTCAGCCACAGGCTTAA
- the sulA gene encoding SOS-induced cell division inhibitor SulA: MRTQFSGPADRSQRFASSSLTQPSLGGITELRYSEQPGMMQLLLLPVLKQLSEQSRWQLWLTPAHKLNRNWMQQSGLPLEKSMHITESERLTTVESMVKALRTGNYSVVLAWIPYELNDEERFELEMAAAEGEALGLIMRPQGHDRVLSRQPNTPKIPSDLFH; the protein is encoded by the coding sequence ATGCGTACTCAATTCTCTGGCCCTGCTGATCGTTCTCAACGTTTTGCTTCTTCAAGCCTGACGCAGCCTTCTCTGGGTGGAATTACTGAACTACGTTACAGCGAACAACCTGGCATGATGCAGTTACTGCTGTTGCCGGTGTTAAAGCAACTCAGCGAACAGTCCCGCTGGCAGCTGTGGTTAACACCAGCGCATAAGCTGAACCGCAACTGGATGCAGCAGTCAGGATTACCGCTTGAGAAAAGTATGCATATCACCGAATCTGAACGACTCACGACAGTGGAAAGTATGGTGAAGGCACTGCGCACGGGAAATTATAGTGTGGTTTTGGCCTGGATTCCGTACGAATTGAATGATGAAGAACGGTTTGAACTCGAAATGGCAGCGGCAGAAGGTGAAGCACTGGGTTTGATTATGCGTCCGCAAGGTCACGATCGCGTCTTGTCCAGACAACCAAATACGCCAAAAATTCCGTCGGATTTGTTTCATTAA
- the matP gene encoding macrodomain Ter protein MatP, whose protein sequence is MKYQQLENLESGWKWKYLVKKHREGELITRHLELSAAQAAVDALLAMENSPVEVAEWIAQHIHPDLENRLKQTIRARRKRHFNAEHQHTRKKSIDLEYLVWQRLAGLAQRRSNTLSETIVQLIEDAERKEKYASQMSTLKQDLQAILGKGGSENE, encoded by the coding sequence ATGAAATACCAGCAACTCGAAAATCTTGAAAGTGGATGGAAGTGGAAATACCTGGTGAAAAAGCATCGGGAGGGTGAATTGATCACCCGTCATCTTGAGCTTAGCGCCGCGCAGGCTGCGGTGGATGCCTTACTGGCGATGGAAAATAGTCCAGTAGAGGTAGCGGAATGGATAGCTCAGCACATTCACCCCGATCTCGAGAACCGTCTGAAGCAGACTATTCGTGCGCGCCGTAAGCGGCACTTTAATGCGGAACATCAGCATACGCGTAAGAAGTCGATCGATCTGGAATATCTGGTGTGGCAGCGTCTGGCAGGATTGGCGCAGCGTCGCAGCAATACGCTATCAGAAACCATTGTGCAGTTGATTGAAGATGCCGAGCGCAAAGAGAAGTATGCCAGCCAGATGTCAACGCTTAAGCAGGATCTGCAGGCGATTCTGGGTAAAGGCGGATCAGAGAACGAATAG
- a CDS encoding TfoX/Sxy family DNA transformation protein, whose translation MKTNNPLVKQSKTQLAPLGKIESRTQFGGYALTVEKVIFAYINEDALYLRASEALQTYHTQRALEPLVYRKRGIPVQLNYFKVDAKLWQDPEQLLRLSASALHAAQHELANRTVTLRLKDLPNLSLRMEMMLHKVGISSVKVLHEMGSRQSWLKLRAVNKHIGLKTLMALEGAISGHHQAALPAAIRDELYAWYVKTLHPKNAVEQR comes from the coding sequence ATGAAAACCAACAATCCACTCGTTAAACAATCCAAAACACAGCTGGCGCCGCTGGGAAAGATCGAATCCCGAACGCAATTTGGTGGCTATGCACTGACAGTAGAAAAGGTCATTTTTGCATATATCAACGAAGACGCGCTTTACCTGCGTGCCAGTGAGGCATTGCAGACTTACCACACCCAACGTGCTCTTGAACCGCTGGTCTATCGCAAACGCGGCATACCGGTGCAACTGAATTACTTCAAGGTGGATGCAAAGCTTTGGCAGGATCCTGAGCAATTATTGCGGTTGTCGGCCAGTGCGCTGCACGCAGCACAGCATGAGTTAGCAAACCGGACAGTGACCTTACGGCTGAAGGATCTGCCTAACCTTAGCCTGCGCATGGAGATGATGCTGCATAAAGTTGGCATCAGTTCAGTGAAAGTGCTGCATGAAATGGGATCGCGCCAAAGCTGGCTCAAACTGCGTGCCGTTAACAAACATATCGGGCTGAAAACGTTAATGGCATTGGAAGGGGCGATTTCCGGACATCACCAGGCAGCATTGCCTGCAGCGATCAGAGATGAGCTCTACGCGTGGTATGTCAAAACGCTCCACCCCAAAAACGCGGTGGAGCAACGTTAA